The stretch of DNA CTGAGTTTCGGACGCTTTCCGGGAGCTTTCACATTGAAAAGCCCTTCGGAGCCTTGCACGTTGAAACGCTCAACCCAGTCGCGCACAATTTGTACGGGCACGCAGCCGACTCTGGCTGCATGCCCGCGAGAGCCACCGTCGTAAATCTCCGCGAGAGCCAGAAGTCGTCGCGTCTGGCTGGCGTCTTTTGACAGCCGCGCCGCCTTGCGAAGATCATCGCCAACGTAATCCGTCCGAAGCCGAAGTGCCAGATCCCATGGCAAACCTCCTGTTTGCACCATGGATTCAGATTCAGCGCGCTTTGTGAACCCTCAAGAGGGTGCGGCAATGCCGTTTGGTATTACTCGTGTTGGTGGCAGGATATATTGTAGTGTAAACAATCTTTGGTTGGCAGGGGAACCGCGGGGCGGCGCCGGCCCCTTATCGGCGGGCTCTGCCCGCCGATAAGGGGCCGGCGCCGCGCCCCCGCGGTTCCCCTGCCAACCAAAGATTGTTTACACTACAATATATGTTATTCAGGTCAACGTCAGATAGGTCGCAGCCGGACTGCCTTGTGTTTAAAATAATATTAGATGCTATGTGTCAGTATTTTACGATTTTTATTTTACGATTATGCTGTGGCGATACGGTATAATACACAGAAAGTATAAACTGATTAATCATTATAAGAGAATAACATGGTATAGTTGTCATTGACATGGGAATCCAAAGCGAAACGAATATTTATAATAGTAAAACTGACTTTCATTAATTCAAAGACAATACATCAACAGAGCGCCTCTGGCGCAAAACGATACATAACCAATAAAACATAAACAATAAAACATAAACAATAAAGATAATACCAACAAGGTAACGCAATAATATAACAAGCAACAAGATGAACGTAAACATTGGACAGCGCCGCGTGTTGGCTGCGAGAGCAACCCACTACTCCCAACCAGATGCACTCGGCCAGTCAGTGGCAGGCATACGGGGCGGCCAAATCATCTCTCCATGGGCCACGATGTCGAAGTGCCCTCTTGTTATACAGCGGGTCCATACACCATTGTTTTCTGCAGTGAAGCGGTCAGTGGGAAAGATAGCGAGGAAAGACTGCATATCGTCACGCTCCACGGTAGAGCACCATCGCTGGTGGTACTTACTAACTGCAGATCTAGCAGTGATGTGCTGATTGTATGGCCAGAGGTCCATCGCCAGCACCACCCCAGGAAAATATTTAGTTGGGACGGGTTCTAAGTTCCTGTTTTCAACACAGTTTTGTACAATGTTTGTGGGCAAATAGGCATACAAGAGGGCGGGATCTGCAGGAATGCGTTCAAGGTCGATCTCTTCCCTATAGCCAAACATTGGAGTTTCGGTCATGCAGGGCACGATTTCGAGGCACCCAAAATCCCTTGGAGGAAGTCCCGCAGCTTGTTCATGAGCCCGCGCCTTAGCTAGCCACTTGGTCTGAGCCTTCATGACCTGCTTGAGGTAAGCACGATATTGCTTAGCTGCCTTTGCAAGTTTAGCTTGGAGCTTGTCTTTGGGCACCCCCGTCAGGCAGATGCTGTTAAAAACGGGGCGTTCATAGGCTGGATAGTTTTCTGCCATTGTGCAGGTATGATGGACGATAAGGGTGTGGTTTATATAGAATGAGGTGATTGTGTGGTGAATGCACTGACGAAATGAGGCTTTATATAGAGAGGGGATATCCTCCTTATTGGACCGAATTCTTATAATATCCAGCCGCTACAATGGGCGGCATTTTTAAATATGTCCATTCGGGTCGTTGCAGAAGTCGCCGGCTTCCGTGCAGTCCAAAGGGCAACCGTTAGCGTTCTGTAAAGAGCCACCGAATTGCAAAGTCAACAAGCTGTCACATCAAACGGCAGGATATATAGCTCTGTAGTCTTTCTTTGTATGTGTATATGTGCATTTGTATGTCCATGTGTAGGGCGTTGGTGCGGGGATCAGCAAGTGAGCGGAATTTGGTCTTTGATGGGCCCGCTTATTTGGTTGCTCCCTTCGAGGCTTGGCAACGAACGGATTGCGGGCGTCCGCAGGCGAGCATTCGGTTCAAAATGGTGACGCCGATCGCAGCCTCTGTCTGCTGCGCATGGAATGACCGAGCGCGCAAACGCGACCCAATGACGCCTTTGTATCGACCCATCGCGGTTTCAACCAAAGCCCGTTTGCCATAGCCGGCACCGTCCTGCCATTTCAACCGGCCATCGATCTGGATGGATGCAATGTGATCGTCTCTCTGGCAGGACGCCTGGGCGTTGGCTCGTTCCACTGCATTCGAGCGCGGTGGAATAACGACCTTCGCGCCTGCGCTATGACCCAGAATTGCGTCATAGCTTGGCTCGCCATCATAGGCGCCATCGGCAGTGAACTGGTCGATCTCATCGTCGATCTGATCCAGCAATAGGTCCAGCTGCGAGGCATCGCCGGTTTCCTGATCTGTCAGACTATGGGCAATGATCTCGCCACTGTCGGCGTCAACCGCCAAGTGCAGTTTTCTCCAGCCACGCCGGGACTTCGCTCCATGCTTTTCTTCCAGCCATTGGCCGGCGCCATAGATCTTGAGCCCGGTACTGTCGACCAGGACGTGAATGGGTCCGTTCGCCACAGGCTGCCGGTCGTTGCTTCTGGCCGATGGCTTCCAGGTTCTGGCCCGTCGGCTCAGCGTGGTGTGATCGGGCACGGCCAGATCCAATGTCATCATATCAAGCACCGAACTCAAAAGCCCTTCGCTTTGGCGCAAACGCAGCCCAAAGACCATGCCCAGCATCAGCGTAGTTTCGATCGCCAGATCCGAATAGAGAGGCTGGCCACCACGCGTCTTGCGAGGTGGAGCCGCCCAGCCCGCCAGCGCGTCCGGCGTTATCCAAAGGGTTAAACTGCCACGGCGGCCAAGGCCCGCCTCATACTCCGCCCAGTTCGTCACTTTGAACTTCATTTTACCGATGTGGTGGCGACGGGCGGCGTTGTGCTTATGCGGCATGCGGGATCAATCAACCTATTTTCGATCCCGGCCACATAGATGCAAAATGTTGAAATTTGATCCCGGCACCAAAGCCCCCAACAGCCAGAAATCGTTCAATTCCCATTCATGCACCAAAGCTCATCTGCGGATGAGACAGGCCTCGCCGAACAGGTTCGGTTCGATCGACATGGCATAATACCGGGCCATATTTTATTGGCGTCGATGCGTTCGACATAGAGCTGGTAGCGTTGCGCAATCATGAAACACAGAATCGGACACGGAAGACTTTGCGTCCAACGACATATTTGAATCGGTCGGTGTCGATTGATTCATAGCGATGATGGCTTGTCGCCGGATGATCCGGGCGAGCCGCCTGCGGCGGACGGTGCTATTCGCCGTCGCTCACGGAGCCTGCAAGCGGTCTCCGCCCATTCGGGTCACGCTCCTTTCGCGGCTTCCACACCGGCGGCGCGAAGTTTCCGCGACCACGGCCGAGAATAGAGTGCATGGCCGGCTGAACGCCGGATACGGACACGGCGCCTGAGGCGCCGTGGTCTATCTCTCTCTGAATTTCCTATTGTCGCATTCGACCCGACGGCCTCAAGGACATCGCGGCCCCTCCAATTTTTCCGCCGCGCCGCTGACGCGACACGACGTACGCATCCGAGGTGGCTTTCGATTACCCACATCCTGCAGACGAGGTTGCATCCGATGAATCGTCTGTGATTCTGTCTGTGACGCCGAATCACGGAGGCGTCGCAGATACGAGGATATGGGAGCTGGCGAAGCGGGCTGGCTTGCCGATGAGATCATTTCATCAGGTCTGCCAGACAAACGCCTGGCGCGCCGGATGCACCGACTTCTTGACCAGATGACGTCAGCACCTGGTCACCCTATCCCGGCGGCGTGTGGCGACTGGGCTGCGACGAAAGCGGCCTACCGGTTCTTTGACAATCCACGGGTTACAGAGCACGGCGTGCTGGCTGGCCATTTCGCTGCGACCGTCAGGCGCTGCGCAGACAGTGAAGGTCCGATCCTGATCGTGCAGGACACCACAGAGTTCACTTACAGCCGTACGCGGCTGGGCAAGATCGGCTTCACCAAGACCATTAACGCCGGGGCTTATAAGGCAGGGCGATCCTACCCGGTAACGTTGTGTGGAATGTTGATGCATTCGAGCCTGGCGTTAACTCTGGAAGGCACGCCGCTTGGGCTGACTGCAGCGAAATTCTGGACGCGTACGAAGTACAAGGGAACCTGGACGCTCAAGCGCCATATCAATCCCACACGCGTTCCGATCGAGACGAAGGAAAGCTATCGTTGGCTGGAGAACCTGCGCCAGTCAATGGCGCTGATCGGAACACCGGAACGCTGTGTGCATGTGGCCGACCGCGAGAGCGATATCTACGAACTGTTCTGCCTCGCGCAGGATCTCGGCACGCGCTTTCTGGTGCGGGTGCAGACCAACCGATTGGCGGCCGAGCCGCCCGGCTGCGAGCCGAAACCGGGATCGCATCGGGTCTTCGCCCAGCTCTCGGCAGAGCCTTGGGTAGGATGTCATTGTGTCAAGATCGGCCAGCACGAAACCGCGCGCCTGCATGTGAAATTTGCCACCATCGAAACCCTACCGCCCAAAGGCAAGCGGAAGCGCTACGCACCCCAGCTTCTCACCTACATCCATGCTCTTGAGATCGATCCGCCGGCGGACCGTGCGCCGATCGACTGGAAGCTGGTGACCAATCTGCCTGTCGAGGATATCACCGCCGCCATCGAGAAACTTGAATGGTACGCCTTGCGCTGGAAAGTCGAGGTCTTTCATAAGGTGATGAAATCCGGCTGCGGCGCCGAAAAGGCAAGGCTCGAGACCGCAGATCGATTGGCGAAGTTCCTCGCCCTCATTGCGGTGGTCAGTTGGCGGATATTTTTCCTCACCATGTCTGCACGGGAAAAGCCCGAGGCGGAGCCGGAGACAGTTCTTACCCCGGCTGAAATCGCGACACTCGACAGCATCGATGCAGCGCGCCCTACGCCGCGCATCCTGCGCAGGACCCTTGCCTCCTATTTGCTACAGATCGCCATGCTCGGTGGCTACCTCGCTCGCAAGCACGATCCTCCTCCCGGCAACATGGTCGTATGGAGAGGGCTGAC from Rhizobium leguminosarum encodes:
- a CDS encoding RolB family protein is translated as MAENYPAYERPVFNSICLTGVPKDKLQAKLAKAAKQYRAYLKQVMKAQTKWLAKARAHEQAAGLPPRDFGCLEIVPCMTETPMFGYREEIDLERIPADPALLYAYLPTNIVQNCVENRNLEPVPTKYFPGVVLAMDLWPYNQHITARSAVSKYHQRWCSTVERDDMQSFLAIFPTDRFTAENNGVWTRCITRGHFDIVAHGEMIWPPRMPATDWPSASGWE
- a CDS encoding IS5 family transposase, which encodes MPHKHNAARRHHIGKMKFKVTNWAEYEAGLGRRGSLTLWITPDALAGWAAPPRKTRGGQPLYSDLAIETTLMLGMVFGLRLRQSEGLLSSVLDMMTLDLAVPDHTTLSRRARTWKPSARSNDRQPVANGPIHVLVDSTGLKIYGAGQWLEEKHGAKSRRGWRKLHLAVDADSGEIIAHSLTDQETGDASQLDLLLDQIDDEIDQFTADGAYDGEPSYDAILGHSAGAKVVIPPRSNAVERANAQASCQRDDHIASIQIDGRLKWQDGAGYGKRALVETAMGRYKGVIGSRLRARSFHAQQTEAAIGVTILNRMLACGRPQSVRCQASKGATK
- a CDS encoding IS4 family transposase; the encoded protein is MGAGEAGWLADEIISSGLPDKRLARRMHRLLDQMTSAPGHPIPAACGDWAATKAAYRFFDNPRVTEHGVLAGHFAATVRRCADSEGPILIVQDTTEFTYSRTRLGKIGFTKTINAGAYKAGRSYPVTLCGMLMHSSLALTLEGTPLGLTAAKFWTRTKYKGTWTLKRHINPTRVPIETKESYRWLENLRQSMALIGTPERCVHVADRESDIYELFCLAQDLGTRFLVRVQTNRLAAEPPGCEPKPGSHRVFAQLSAEPWVGCHCVKIGQHETARLHVKFATIETLPPKGKRKRYAPQLLTYIHALEIDPPADRAPIDWKLVTNLPVEDITAAIEKLEWYALRWKVEVFHKVMKSGCGAEKARLETADRLAKFLALIAVVSWRIFFLTMSAREKPEAEPETVLTPAEIATLDSIDAARPTPRILRRTLASYLLQIAMLGGYLARKHDPPPGNMVVWRGLTRLNDIAFGISIGTRRQCG